AGAGCCAGTCTAGATGTTCTAGAAAGGGAGAGATCTAGCCTCGGGCCGGCGTGGAGGCTTTATTTACCTGAGTGATGATCGTCTACAGTACAGCGGGGGAGGCGTCAATAACTCGGACAAAGCGGCTCCAGAGGTTCCTGACTGATGGTGGACGGCGACGCGAGCACATGACAAACATTGGCGGGTGAGTCTTTGATCCTCATCGTGTGCTTGCGCATCCATTCCAGCATGAAAAACCTCAGCATCAGCAGGAAGCCTGCAGAGAACATGCCACGTTTGGGCCATTACAGGACTTAAAGTAACATTTCATAGGAAAAAGGTTAAAGTGTGACGATAACCCAAGAACAAGATATAAGTTGCCCATCTGTTTAGCAGACGTGATTAAAATTTGATAGAAACTAGACAATATCTCGAGGACAAGTTTGTCTTCAAGTACAGTGGGCAATGGCCAAAACGAACCTAAAATGGCTGAGCTGCTGTCTCTTTTCGGGCATGAGTGCTTGACACTGTTTTGCTGGTCTTCTCATGATTagcatgcctaccaaatttcatgttgttaaGCAAAACCAATTTTGTATGCTGAATTATGAAAACTTTCTGTAGCGCTATCTGGCAAATTTTCCCTTCTGGCCAAAACATCCCTAAAATTgacttttcaaaacaaaatggctgatcCCCTGTGTGTTTTAGAGTACAGACTTTTATGGGTCTATCATGACAGACATGCCTTCTTAAGGGTGCAGGACGTGGGAGCAGTATCACATCCCGGTTGACTATATTGAGTCGGACCTCCAGTGATAAGCTTGAACAAATGCCGTATCACTCACCCCCCTTTCATGCAATACCTTGGAAGGAATtaaggatgcaggagatgaaGAGGATAAAGTCCGAAAAAGGTCCAAAGTCGAGGAAGGCGAGACCCCAGGTGGTGCCAAACAGACAGCTGAGGCCCCAGATACTGAGGAAGGCCACGTGGTTCTTCCGCCAATCGTCCCTGGTGCGAATCTCCCGGTAGACCAGGAAAAGCATCAGCAAGCCCACTGACACCAGAAAGGCCAGCACCATGGTGTTGGTGAGGTAGTGAGCCAGCAAGGCCTTGGAGTTGGACTTCATCCAGCACCTGGAAACACAATAAGAGATATGAACTCATAACGGAAGCCTAtgaaccccccccaaaaactgtACATTCTAGTCCCATCtccccatccatttttttaataccactAATCTTACTCTGGCTCTATGCCAGGCTGCAGTGGTGTTTAGAGAAGACGAAAATGGCTGGCTTCATACGTGCCATCCATTTACAGCTTGGAAGCGGATGGTGCACATCTACTGTTCTGAAGGGAGTCTCCAATGACATCACAAAAAAGTCACGAGATTTGTTGCTATTGCTAAttgttatgtttagtttgacagtaaacctaaGCTGGGAGAGGCAGTAAACagattgaagcctcttttttgaagaattgttcaataTCTGCCATATTGTGATACATGTtcagtttgctgccaccatacagcactatCTCAAGTCATTGCAAAAAACCCGTAAGTAatgtcactcgtatctcaaggcaatactgtatacatatataccgtatttcatatttttggacATTCATGAAACAAAGCTTACATCTTGAAAGGGTTGTCGTTGTCCTGGCTTGACATCACTTCCCTCAGCCCATAGATGTCACCAACCCCAGCCAGGATAATGATGGGAATGGCAGGAAGGACTGAAATGTGATTATGCAGCATTTAAAAAAGTTCAAATCAACCCAGTTTTTCCAACAATCATCACACGGATACACTCACCGAAGCCGAGCAGGTTCCACACGCAGATGTTCGGGGAGGGTCTGAAGACCATATAGACTAGCCAGAAGGAGTGGAGCACTTCGATGCCCATCCAGAAGAAGGCGCTGAGCAGGGCGTAATGAAGGCCCGCTCCCACCAGGACGCACAAGTCCTGAGCTCCCGCATTAGCCAGGACTCCCGTGAAGAAGAAGAGCAGGTTAAGAAAGGTGACAGACACAGCCAGGCCCAGGTGGATGGCTGCGGTTGGATCCTTAGTACGCCTTTTGAGCAGAAAAGGAGGAGATctgattttgtaattatttctcACGCACCACTTTTAGCAACCTGTTGAATAAAATGACCTTCTCCGGCAAAGAAAGACGATGAGGGCGATGCCGCTGATAAAAGACACCGCGCAGCCCAGAGACGTAATGGCAGTTAGAGCCAGCAGGTGGCGCACCGGCCGAGGCTCCAGTTGCTGTTGTAGAATGCAGAAGGGTCTCAGAGTACTGCATCATGTACACTTCAGCATGTGTACGCATCTATATGCATGTGCATGTCTCACCACCAGCACTGTGAAGTAGGTCAGGTGGTCGCAGAGGCATTCAGTGTGCCTAGTTCCTCTCTGCTGCGTCCTGCAGCCCTCCATCGACCACTTCACCTTCATCGGCtctacacgcacacgcataagTACAAAATGCACGAATAAGATATTTTTCTGCATCATTCAAGGGGACACAATGAGTGATACatgaatacatacagtatttcctcaaaGAGGGGAGGAGgtgaggcctttatttactctATTGAGTAGAGAACTTGATCtttagaaattgttttttttttttttccatagtgATACTGATTGATTACAAATACATTACAGAAtacagtcatttttgttttgcaaatttcattatattttattaccGTATTACATCAAACCATCACTGCCTacataaatagtttttttaatcaaaaaaacaacaaaaagcatgtaTCCACCAATTTTTTGTTTCGTATTTTAAACTgggaaaacaacacaaaagtatACAACTTCAAATTGTACGAGTTTATCTTGTtttaactgaaaaaaagaaaacatggatatccaaattttgtgagttttgtttctttgtacttttatatgaagttttttttatcacaaagcATGTATCTTCCTCTGATTTTTTTATGTGTACctgaaactattttaaaaatattactaaTGTactaaatgcaaataaaaatctaacaaatataaattattaattGTAAGTTATATTTGCacaaatggatgaaaaaaatatttaaaacactaCAACTATGTTAATTTGGTCAATACATGTATCTACTGCAAAACATCATTTCTGAGGTGATTTGAGATGAGGCATTTATCAAGCGAACCAGCATTAGATGGAGGccgctatttgaggaaatacggcaCGAGGTGAAACAGTTTCTCCCACCTTTCCTGGTGTCCCACGAGACACATGCCCTTGAATGTGTTTTCTGGAATGgaggtggaaaaaaagcttttaccatttttaatcTTGACTCATGTATGCAGGTTCTACGGAACATATCAACATCTGTTtttttgaggaaataaaaaaaaaatactatgtttcacatgaaaacaagcttAGAGTTAACAGAGCTTGTTATTGCGTAGCAAACTTACAGGGATGATGTCATGATGGAAGCCAATCCTTATTGGGTCAGGCAAGTCCTCGATGACCTCGTTCTCAATGGAGATTTCGACCACATCGTCAAGAACCCTTTCCTTCTTGAGACCCTCCTGAAAGGCACACACATTCCACATCACCCCTGATGTCATATACTGAACTGACATATGTTCATTGTGCTGTCTTATCACCTGGAAAATGGAGTTGTTTTTGAAGAAGGTGTAGACCATTTTGCTGTTGTTCTTTACAGCTTGCTTCAAAGCCTGGGGAAGGTAGATGGTGGTGGCAGACACTGGGGCAACACCTTCCACAGGCTGGAAAACATTACATAACGAtgattttattatgtttaaaatataatagtGAAAGAAATAGATGAGAAAATATGcccctgtgtaaaaaaatattcagacaaaATGAAgattgacataaaattaaaatacgaTTAAGGAAGgttttaaaagtttaaagttTCAATattgaaaatagaaaataaagatacaaaatagtaaacatttaattattattctattatgttaaaaatattttaaaaatacatcattttaataaaatcagcgattattcattttaattccaaaaaaataataaaatgacagaGATTAATAATGCAAATTAGTTTACAAATGTATAATtattagtaaaaaaataaaataaaattacaatatatatttgttgtattaaaacaaatagaaaaagattaaaacaagttttttttattatgataactattaattaaatcaattgtgaataaatatttcaaaaaagaTGAACTCTCAGCTTGGTTTTAAGATGACAAGAAAAAAGCAacataattttaattatttgattttccacagggcggcacggtgggcgactggttagcacatcagcctcacagttctgaggaccggggttcgaatcccggtcctgcctgtatggagtttgcatgtcctccccgtggctgcgtggattttctccgggcactccggtttcctttcaCATTCCAAGAACAAGcattggtaggttaattgaagactctaaattgcctgtaggtatgaatgtgagtgcgaatggttgtttgtctatgtgccctgtgattggctggcgaccagttcaggttgtaccccgcctctcacccagagtcaattgggacaggctccagcacgtcaaaggaccatagtgaggataagcagtacgaaaaatggatagatggacggatggatgattttccaattttttccacttaaaattGGATGCTGACAAAAATTGGTGCAAATTTGGTGACAGCTTTCCATCTACTTTTAGAACTGTCATgatcaaacaactgcctgtgaCTGATTGTATTTTGGGGCTTTTTGCATCTTCTTATAACATCCACTGATGCATGAAGTActtagttgattttttttagtgtgtttgACTCACAGGCGAGTTGATATCAACACCTGTGAAGTCATCCTTGAGCTCCAGTTCCAAGCTGAGGTCGCAGAGAGGAGCCACAGAAGCGTGGTCAGTCCtagacacaaaaacatacacggaCTCAACACTGTCATTTTAGCTGCATTTTCTAAAGATTTTATCACTACTGCTGaggttattttttaatatttttttgagacAGACTCTCAAATGCACAGCTATTAAAACAAATCATACAGGGAAGCGTTTTCACATGAAATAGCAGCCACGTTAGTTAAAATGCATAGGCACATTAAAGGAAATGGAGGGAGGATATTACATTTTAACTTGGGCGTCTCCATGGCTCTGCTCAGGACAGAAGGTagctacaaaaacacaaaaataagacttaaacaacaaacaaactgtaAAGGTTTAGATAATGACTGACAAATGACATTGGCTGTGTCTCACTGCATTTGACAGTGCTCCCGTCGAATGTGTAGGCCGTCAGGGTTTTACGGGTGATGACATCGTCCTCGATCATCCCGTCTGCGATGCCGTAGGTGGCCTCGGGTGCGTTGGAGCCGTATGACAGGTACGTGCAACAGGAGTCGGGCATGCCACTGGGCCAGCAAAGGGTGTAGTTCCTCACTCCCATCTGAGCAACAACAACTTAAGTGAGTCCACTTCTATTTTTGAGGCTTTCTGTTCTTGCTAATGTGTGCTTTACATCTTCCGGTGAGGCCTCTGTACTTTTGTTCAGCGGGCCCTTGGATGTTGTTATCGACGTCACAAagttaattgttaaaaaaacatgcaatgagTCATCGCCTTAAGTGCGCACATTTCACTTCCATGGAACGAtagggggggaggaaaaaaaaaaaaaaaaaaagacaaacccGGTTTCTTTAAACAGAGTTTTAGAATACGTGCACATAACTGTACATTGAATCTTCCACTACATTGAGGAATGGAGGCaatgcttctgattggctaaatcTCACAGCATAGCTGttgaatgttttcatttaaaaaacaacactgcGCATAGACTTAGACATAGACTTTTGATCCTGTATTGGGGAAGATATACTGCACACtgggagtgtttgtgtgtgtgtgtattatatatatatatatatatatacacacacacatatatatatacacacacacacacatatatacacacacacacatatatatatatatatatatatatatacacatacatatatatatacatatatatatatatacacatacatatatatatacatatatatatatatacacatacatatatatacacacacacacatatatacacatacatatatatacacacacacatatatatatatacacatacatatatatatacatatatatatatatatacacatacatatatatatacatatatatatatatatatatatatatacatatatatatacatatacatacatacatacatatacatatatatatatacatacatatatatacatacatacatatatatatacatacatacatatatatatatatatatacatacatacatatatatatatatatatacatacatacatatatatatatatatacatacatacatacatatatatatatatatacatacatacatatatatatatatatacatacatatatatatatatacatacatacatatatacatacatacatacatatatatatatatacatacatacatatacatatatacatacatatatatatacatatatatacatatacatatatatatacatacatatatatacatatatatacatacatatatatatacatatacatatatatatacatacatatatacatatacacatatatatacatatacatatatatatatacatacatatatatatatacatatatacatatacatatatatacatacatatatatatatatacatacatatacatatacatacatatatatatatatacatatatatatatatatatatatatacacacatacatatacatatacatacatacatacatatatatatacatatatacatacatacatacatatatatatatacatatatacatacatatatatatatacatatatacatacatacatacatatatatatatatacatatatacatacatacatacatatatatatacatatatatatatacatagtgTGTAGTCAATCACACAGATAAGTGATTGCtttataaaacttttcaaatatcgaaatacaatgaaatattaaagaaacaggcatgacttcaatgtttatttaacactattatgttttacgcaggatatggcacaaatccacttaattcctactatgctagctttctgtttgcagatattgatagtactggcCTATTGGGAGTTGCGCAGACCTGTCACCGCACTgcaatcagctggcaagtcttactacagctaatcagtagaattttgcttatctggagggtaagctgtggagaaaaaaaactgactgcaattttggaatcagcattagaattttagttttaatctcCATAAAACTCTAACTCAACAATTTATTTctccaaattgttccccagtgtaataataataatatacttttaacctgcccacgttctaaagtgacgtgtgcagtgacgtactaattaATTTCCGGTTCAGACGCGGCgtcctatatatatatttatatctataaacacattaattggcctgttattttgttgttcaaggTTGGTTAGTCTCTGCAAAAATGCAGTTCctgccagacctatgtgacatgtactgtatcaccaaatcacttatttctatGTTTTGTAACTGTACAACACAATAGCTTCGCAGTTAGCATAGCTTGGACACCATCTTCGCTTATCGATGGtgagaagtgtagcttattcacTACCAAGAAGGCGATGATCAGTGCGTTGACGttacaatgcgttgacaccggacgcaaagagaacaTTCACCTCTGCTGCTTGGCAGCCAGGGGGCATAATAAAAGTGTGTgtaccaagcagctgttcaatgtgaaCGCGCCGgtaatgcaccccccccccaatattcgGAACACTCAATGTAACGGGCATAACGAGTCAGTTAACTGAATTATTCAAAATACTTCATTTTATTAGTTACAGTAAATCAATCAAccaaaagtatatttttattcttaaattaattcacaaatatttgtaaaattaacatttcacATATATAGTACATTTACCAAATTATtagagataaatgaataaaataaataaatgtacagtataaatacattttatgaaaaaaaaggacaacattTTGGCTACAAATTACAGAACTCTTGATAATAAACTGTAAAGCCTCAGTGAGCCAGACTAAATAATGGAGCGGTCCATGCTTTGCAAACCCTTGATCAAGATGATGCATGTCGCATCAGCAACTGTGATTGTGAACATCAAGTAATCTCTAACCCCTTTGGTCACCTGTAATTTCAGTTGGTCCCGCAGCGGCTCCCAGTGCAAGCAGAAGCGAGTCTCCCCGTCAGATTCGAGTGCCTGGTGATTGAGCTGGTGTACGCCGGTGCGCCTGCATTGCGCTGCGATCTGCCCACGGACGGCCAAGGAGCTCTCGTTGGCCGCTATAGCAATCTGACCGCACCCTGGCGAGATGTTGAAGCTCAGGCTCAGGGGATGTTTGCCATGCCGCCAGGTGCCGCAAAAGTGCAAGTCTCGGTCACACGACACTAAATGGGGATTGAATGTGAAAGTtcacatcaaacaaaacaaaacaaaaaatttgcaactgttttatcacgtcaaatggtttatatttgCTAGTTTTAACTTTACTTCcagttttaagcttgtagccttttattttgaacgaTACGCACCTGGaattcagcattttggcacaaaaggtAACTTCACATAATCctggtgaattttgaaaatgaaagtaaaactagacggcaagaaaaagagtaatgaatggaaccaaatgctttaaaacgttgattcctgaCCTACCGACCgttgaggcacaaggttagtgtttgtgatagtgcaagacaacgtttatgtgaattttgtcctaattcgttgtgatgtaaagttgttagtttgacctttggtgaagttttaggtAAATGTTAAGGTTGTAATGAATcggtttctactttctttccagtatggtaaaataatttatatatatttttttttgtctgtaatcAGCTCTTACAtaggtttgaagactaaaataaacactaaaatccatcagtgcaagagtgcaacccaccatttaacttgttagcttGTTGGCTTTACCTCTATTTACAGCTTTTATATGTCATGCCGTCAACTGCTGAGGTTCAATAAGTATTGAGCCTATTTTGGCCAAGTAAGTAAgggaaagtacagatatctggttttgttttttttaaatgcaggtaggtattaaaaagaaaaagtattcagaaaaataaatactgacgTAAATTACAGATACCTGGAAAATCTACTTGTTAACCACAGTAATGATGAATTTGTACTCAGTCACTTCTATCACTTAAGAAAAGTGAGGTTGTCTTACCTTTAgagaggatgaagatgaagattgACAATCCCCTCAGACGCTTGGTAAATGAGGCCTCCATCTGTGTCAACTGCAATGTAAAAAGGGAGAAATGTCTAATTTAGCTTGTAATACAGCTCGCAAGCGACAAAGAATCTGAATTCCTTCGACAGTCTATATAAAACAGCATGTCCTTATCTAGTGGCTGCACAGGTTTGACAGAATAACGTTTTCTTTAACGATACAATTCTTATCCTGCGCCCAGCAATTTATCTTGACGTCGCTATCAAGGAATACAAGCACTcacactcaaaacacacacactgcactcTTATCACTGGAAACACTCTTCCACTTGAATACACACACGCTCCAACGATTTCCTTTTTATATTTAACTCTCTGGCAGATTCATGTtcttcaacaaaaaaagtgaagagaCTGACGAGGACAATTTCAGGAAGAACTAGAATGGAACAAATGGACAGACCTCCTTGAAGAGAAATGTAGCATGAAACTGTCAAAAGGCTTAGAAAATGTTAATGAGGGACAGTCCTAATTTGGGGTCGATTCAGTTCCACTCCGGTTCTTTAGGTGGCCGTAATGGGTTTCCTTGGctcattaaattttttttaatcgaattACAGTGCCATACATTGCTACTTTCTTCAGTATACTGAGTCATTTGTGTGAAGTCTAGCTGTATTTAAATGGACTGTAGTTTTGAGCAGATAATACTTCTGTGGCCACATTTAGAAATTAAGttaaaactatttattttcatgccctGTGATACAATAGTACATAGAGCCATTAGCACATTCttaacaatttgttttaaaatctcattTTACGTTTTAACATAATTTGTATTCGTATTTCTATAATTGACTGCATTAGTTTAACCAACACACATTGTTGTGTACATTATAAGTTTGCCCCTTCAATCTAGCAATTGCCGCCCACAACCCCCACTTTCCGTTCCCCCAATTGTTGCAAAATCTGCAACGTGCATTCGTTGACTTCGGAAGAGCAATATATTAAATGTTGGCATGCATTGGCTTGCCGTGTCCTCATGAATAGTAAACATACAAAATGATAAGTATGTAACACtgcacgagtgtgtgtgtgtgcgctcagtgtctgttgtttgaaggtttataattaccgtaacattggtgctaatttccgttagcatGTCTAGCTTCATACTTGTGAGCAT
This sequence is a window from Phycodurus eques isolate BA_2022a chromosome 2, UOR_Pequ_1.1, whole genome shotgun sequence. Protein-coding genes within it:
- the adgrg1 gene encoding adhesion G-protein coupled receptor G1; translated protein: MEASFTKRLRGLSIFIFILSKVSCDRDLHFCGTWRHGKHPLSLSFNISPGCGQIAIAANESSLAVRGQIAAQCRRTGVHQLNHQALESDGETRFCLHWEPLRDQLKLQMGVRNYTLCWPSGMPDSCCTYLSYGSNAPEATYGIADGMIEDDVITRKTLTAYTFDGSTVKCTTFCPEQSHGDAQVKMTDHASVAPLCDLSLELELKDDFTGVDINSPPVEGVAPVSATTIYLPQALKQAVKNNSKMVYTFFKNNSIFQEGLKKERVLDDVVEISIENEVIEDLPDPIRIGFHHDIIPKTHSRACVSWDTRKEPMKVKWSMEGCRTQQRGTRHTECLCDHLTYFTVLVQLEPRPVRHLLALTAITSLGCAVSFISGIALIVFLCRRRRTKDPTAAIHLGLAVSVTFLNLLFFFTGVLANAGAQDLCVLVGAGLHYALLSAFFWMGIEVLHSFWLVYMVFRPSPNICVWNLLGFVLPAIPIIILAGVGDIYGLREVMSSQDNDNPFKMCWMKSNSKALLAHYLTNTMVLAFLVSVGLLMLFLVYREIRTRDDWRKNHVAFLSIWGLSCLFGTTWGLAFLDFGPFSDFILFISCILNSFQGFLLMLRFFMLEWMRKHTMRIKDSPANVCHVLASPSTISQEPLEPLCPSY